In Halanaeroarchaeum sp. HSR-CO, one DNA window encodes the following:
- a CDS encoding NAD(+)/NADH kinase → MRVGIVAQRGNARAANLAADLRDVLVPEDVDVWIDAATAETLGVPGHDVDELSACDLVVSIGGDGTFLYAARGAGPKPVLGVNLGEVGFLNAVSPDDALAAVRREVERFRTSGSVRYRAVPRVVATIEAEDWSLTPALNEVTVQGRQRGHGQGISVEVRIDGSLYTTATADGVLVATPTGSTAYNLSEGGPLIHPRVDALVVTDMVGLGSMPPIVVPSEQEIAIHVQRGGSVVISSDGSNHRRLDVPTTVTLRAAEEPARVAGPVSDFFQALNKLE, encoded by the coding sequence ATGCGTGTCGGGATCGTCGCCCAGCGAGGGAACGCCAGGGCTGCCAATCTGGCCGCGGACCTGCGGGACGTGCTCGTGCCGGAGGACGTGGACGTGTGGATCGATGCAGCGACTGCCGAGACGCTCGGGGTCCCGGGCCACGACGTCGATGAGCTCTCCGCTTGCGATCTCGTCGTCAGCATCGGCGGGGACGGGACGTTTCTCTATGCAGCCCGTGGCGCCGGTCCGAAACCGGTGCTCGGCGTCAATCTCGGCGAGGTCGGGTTCCTCAATGCGGTCTCCCCGGACGACGCCCTCGCGGCCGTTCGACGCGAGGTCGAGCGGTTTCGCACGTCCGGTTCGGTCCGCTACCGTGCGGTGCCACGGGTCGTGGCAACCATCGAGGCGGAGGATTGGTCGCTTACCCCCGCTCTCAACGAGGTAACCGTTCAGGGGCGACAACGCGGGCATGGGCAGGGCATCTCCGTCGAAGTGCGCATCGACGGGTCGCTGTACACCACCGCCACCGCCGATGGGGTCCTCGTGGCGACACCGACCGGGAGCACGGCGTACAATCTGAGCGAAGGCGGCCCGCTCATCCACCCCCGGGTCGACGCCCTCGTGGTGACGGACATGGTCGGCCTGGGGTCGATGCCCCCGATCGTGGTCCCATCGGAGCAGGAGATTGCCATCCACGTCCAGCGGGGCGGTTCGGTCGTCATCTCCTCGGACGGCTCGAACCACCGGCGCCTCGACGTGCCCACGACGGTCACACTCCGTGCCGCCGAAGAACCCGCCCGGGTGGCGGGCCCCGTCTCGGACTTCTTCCAGGCGCTGAACAAACTCGAGTGA
- a CDS encoding KaiC domain-containing protein, producing MADRDQETDGRDEDDDWFERALQADDDEVGEEDEPRDAGPTSVDEQPAASNVEPAERDTASRDVDDGSDDFGFDTGLDDPQGDIGTDFAEAFDDSSPGGGPGGFDPGGGDGESFGFDLGGSTGATEDFDDEDFESALPRIELGIEGLDEMIQGGVPERTLLVAIGGAGTGKTTFGLQFLEQALSAGDRGVYITLEESHERVLQSAEEKGWEFERYEADGDLAVIDLDPVEMANSLTSIRNELPRLVESFGASRLVLDSVSLLEMMYDDQATRRTEIYDFARALKNAGVTTMLTSEADTDNPFASRYGIIEYLTDAVFVLRHVRPEDFRETRLAIEIQKIRDANHSRETKPYEITDTGISVYRQANIF from the coding sequence ATGGCAGATCGGGACCAGGAGACCGACGGTAGGGACGAGGACGATGACTGGTTCGAGCGGGCCCTCCAGGCGGACGACGACGAAGTCGGCGAAGAAGACGAACCGCGCGATGCCGGACCCACCTCGGTGGACGAGCAGCCAGCGGCATCGAACGTGGAGCCAGCAGAGCGCGACACAGCGAGCAGGGACGTCGACGACGGTTCGGACGACTTCGGCTTCGACACGGGGCTCGACGACCCCCAGGGCGATATCGGGACTGATTTCGCCGAGGCGTTCGACGATTCCTCGCCCGGCGGCGGCCCTGGCGGGTTCGATCCGGGCGGTGGCGATGGCGAGTCGTTCGGGTTCGACCTCGGCGGTAGCACCGGAGCGACCGAAGATTTCGACGACGAGGACTTCGAATCGGCCCTCCCGCGTATCGAGTTGGGTATCGAAGGTCTGGACGAGATGATCCAGGGCGGCGTCCCGGAGCGGACCCTCCTCGTGGCCATCGGCGGTGCCGGGACGGGGAAGACCACCTTCGGACTGCAGTTCCTCGAGCAAGCGCTCTCGGCGGGCGACCGTGGCGTCTACATCACCCTCGAGGAGAGCCACGAACGCGTCCTCCAGAGCGCCGAGGAGAAGGGCTGGGAGTTCGAGCGCTACGAGGCGGACGGCGACCTGGCCGTCATCGACCTCGACCCCGTCGAGATGGCCAACAGTCTCACGAGTATCCGGAACGAACTCCCACGCCTGGTCGAGAGTTTCGGCGCCTCGCGACTGGTACTCGACTCCGTCTCGCTCCTCGAGATGATGTACGACGACCAGGCGACCCGCCGGACGGAGATCTACGACTTCGCCCGAGCCCTAAAGAATGCCGGCGTGACGACCATGCTCACAAGCGAGGCCGACACCGACAATCCCTTCGCGTCCCGGTACGGCATTATCGAGTATCTCACCGACGCGGTCTTCGTCCTCCGTCACGTCCGTCCGGAGGACTTCCGGGAGACGCGGTTGGCCATCGAGATCCAGAAGATCCGCGATGCGAATCACTCCCGCGAGACCAAGCCATACGAGATTACGGACACCGGTATCTCGGTCTATCGGCAGGCGAATATCTTCTAA
- a CDS encoding BCCT family transporter, whose translation MPDRAERQSPEDGPPVREEPFHAYLDREPGVSNVQLFGFDIQPVVFPLSVLAVVVAVTLTIGLGEQAAAAYQTVFEVVNRNFGWLYILAVNVFLLAMIAFGVSRYGSIRIGGPDTEPEFSRSEWLTMLFTAGMGVGLLFFGVAEPLHHFLSGGGSVFDVPPESPAAGRAATAVTMFHWGVHPWAIYGIVGLGLAFFAFNRGLPLGFRSIFYPLLGSRIYGLPGHVVDLVAVIATVAGLSTTMGLAALQIDAGLDFVATNFLDTTVPISPWSTALIVGVIVTITTLSVFAGLERGIKRLSQANVVLMLTLLAFVIVGGPTVYLFDVFASGIGAYLGNFLELSFHAEAFAGQDTGWQHDWTIFYWGFWIGWAPFVGMFIARISKGRTIREFVGGVLVVPALFSLVWMAVFNGTALFVELNVLSGGIVGPLQHNGRAIAVFEMLSFYPFTLLTSLLVIVNLLTFTVTSLDSGSLVIGYLTAGGKRTVGARQRVVWPILIGVTATVLLVGNGLNALQTAVITTGLPFAVLILVMVYTIYLGLRSEADISQSEASR comes from the coding sequence ATGCCAGACCGTGCCGAGCGGCAGTCTCCTGAAGATGGACCACCGGTTCGAGAGGAACCGTTCCACGCGTACCTCGACAGGGAACCAGGAGTGAGCAATGTGCAGCTGTTCGGTTTCGATATCCAACCGGTCGTGTTCCCACTCTCGGTACTCGCCGTGGTGGTCGCAGTCACCCTCACGATTGGACTGGGCGAGCAGGCTGCAGCCGCCTATCAGACGGTGTTCGAGGTCGTCAACAGGAACTTCGGTTGGCTATATATTCTGGCGGTCAACGTATTCCTCCTCGCTATGATCGCCTTTGGCGTGAGCCGATACGGCAGTATCAGAATCGGCGGCCCAGATACGGAACCGGAATTCTCTCGTTCAGAGTGGCTCACGATGCTGTTCACTGCCGGTATGGGGGTCGGGCTCCTGTTTTTCGGCGTCGCCGAGCCACTGCATCACTTTCTGTCAGGGGGTGGTTCCGTATTCGACGTTCCCCCCGAGTCACCCGCTGCCGGCCGGGCCGCGACGGCCGTGACGATGTTCCACTGGGGCGTTCACCCGTGGGCGATCTACGGAATCGTCGGTCTCGGGCTCGCCTTTTTTGCCTTCAACCGCGGACTCCCGCTTGGTTTCCGGTCGATATTCTACCCGCTGCTGGGGAGCCGGATTTACGGCCTTCCGGGCCACGTCGTCGACCTCGTGGCAGTCATCGCGACCGTCGCCGGGCTATCGACGACGATGGGGCTCGCTGCACTCCAAATCGACGCTGGGCTCGACTTCGTGGCCACGAATTTCCTCGACACGACAGTTCCCATCTCACCCTGGAGTACGGCTCTCATCGTCGGCGTCATCGTCACCATCACCACGCTGTCGGTTTTCGCTGGTCTCGAGCGGGGGATCAAGCGACTCTCGCAGGCGAACGTCGTGTTAATGCTGACATTGCTCGCGTTCGTGATCGTTGGTGGGCCGACAGTGTACCTGTTCGACGTGTTCGCCAGCGGAATCGGTGCGTATCTCGGAAACTTTCTGGAACTCAGTTTCCACGCTGAAGCCTTCGCTGGGCAAGATACCGGCTGGCAACACGACTGGACGATATTCTATTGGGGGTTCTGGATCGGTTGGGCCCCCTTTGTCGGGATGTTTATCGCCAGGATATCCAAGGGACGAACGATCCGGGAGTTCGTTGGAGGGGTGCTCGTGGTGCCGGCACTGTTCTCACTGGTCTGGATGGCCGTGTTCAACGGGACGGCACTGTTCGTCGAGTTGAACGTCCTGAGTGGTGGGATCGTCGGGCCACTGCAACACAACGGTCGCGCCATTGCCGTGTTCGAAATGCTGTCGTTCTATCCATTCACCCTTCTGACGAGTTTGCTCGTCATAGTGAATCTACTGACGTTTACAGTGACGTCGCTGGACTCGGGGTCGCTCGTTATTGGCTATTTGACCGCCGGTGGGAAACGGACTGTTGGGGCCCGACAACGTGTGGTATGGCCAATACTTATCGGCGTGACAGCAACCGTACTGCTGGTGGGGAACGGCCTGAACGCCCTCCAGACGGCAGTCATCACGACCGGACTCCCCTTCGCGGTCCTCATTCTGGTCATGGTCTATACGATCTATCTGGGGCTTCGGAGTGAAGCCGACATATCCCAATCGGAAGCGTCTAGATAA
- a CDS encoding PAS domain-containing sensor histidine kinase — protein MESTGHRLSNGGYRNLVEKASDVTAVIDADGQISYVNAAVERILGYNRSELPGDAGREYVHPEDEDAFVDAIADLRDGQVGQTVVEFRCRRADGTWTWLEATMRGVHDDEFDGVIVNGRDVTERKEREAELRTTKERMTLALEGANLGVWDWDMETDEVVRDELLTEMLGYSPSEMGDHLDDWVRVVHPRGKKRHDEALTEHIEKRTPYYQSEYRLETKSGDWKWVRTIGKVVERDETGEPVRAVGIHQDIDDRKRTELTLEAERDMFREGPAVVFKWEDEDGWPIDYVSENVESVLGYDPEELQSTDLVFADIVHDEDIDRLEEEMDGYETDGTDLFTPEPYRVITAEGEVRWVLEYTKDLREDGQRNHLLGYLVDITERKRREQELAAREEKYRNLFEDTRDALMLMDRDGYRDCNQQALELFGVESVSEFVEYSPWEFSPPTQPDGRDSKGAALERIEEAFETGTAFFEWTHKRVDGAEFQAEVKLSRFEYDGEPVIHALVRDITERKEQKQELAAERNRIRAITNAIPDVTFVYDRAGRYREVLTGQRGLLADDVSELVGSDVTEVLPPDAAAAILEGIEDSLDTGTVQTVEYSLDLDGERTWFGGRIAPMPGDHQDEAVLLSRDITDRKEHERELEAREEKYRNLFEDTRDALMLLDRDGFFDCNERALDLFGAESVSEFVEYYPWELSPPTQPDGEDSKETALEHVETAFEEGEAFFEWTHQRVDGTEFPAEVKLSRFEHRGEPALHALVRDITERKEYERQLEEQRDNLETLNQVLRHDIRNDIQLITAYTEFLKTECEDDAVQSHIETVLENAEHAVELTKSGREMADVMLTADKELRRVNLHTVLQSEIQEVRSSYSAATISSETTIPSVQVRANNMLGSVFRNLLKNAIQHNDKESPAVAVGVTDPEDTVVVKIADNGPGIPPAQQDDIFGKGEKGLDSHGTGIGLYLVKTLVESYGGDVWVKDREGDLLPTIDEQEGAVFVVELPTATDE, from the coding sequence GTGGAGTCGACAGGGCACAGATTGAGTAATGGCGGGTACCGAAACCTCGTGGAGAAAGCGAGTGATGTCACCGCCGTCATCGACGCCGACGGGCAGATATCGTACGTGAACGCTGCTGTCGAGCGAATTCTGGGCTACAACCGATCCGAGTTACCTGGCGACGCGGGACGTGAATACGTCCATCCCGAGGACGAGGATGCATTTGTCGATGCGATTGCGGACCTGCGGGACGGGCAGGTCGGGCAAACGGTCGTCGAATTTCGCTGTCGGCGGGCAGACGGGACCTGGACCTGGCTCGAAGCCACCATGCGGGGTGTCCACGACGACGAGTTCGACGGTGTCATCGTGAACGGCCGGGACGTCACCGAACGAAAAGAACGGGAAGCGGAACTGCGAACCACGAAAGAGCGGATGACGTTGGCTCTCGAGGGTGCGAACCTCGGGGTCTGGGACTGGGACATGGAGACTGACGAGGTCGTGCGTGACGAGCTGCTCACCGAGATGTTGGGCTACTCGCCGTCCGAGATGGGGGATCATCTCGACGACTGGGTACGAGTGGTGCATCCGAGAGGGAAGAAACGACACGACGAGGCGCTGACCGAACACATCGAGAAGCGGACGCCATATTATCAGTCCGAATATCGCCTCGAGACGAAGTCGGGGGACTGGAAATGGGTGCGAACCATCGGGAAAGTCGTCGAGCGAGACGAAACCGGAGAACCCGTGCGAGCAGTTGGCATTCATCAGGATATCGACGACAGAAAGCGCACCGAACTGACCCTGGAAGCCGAGCGGGACATGTTTCGGGAAGGCCCTGCGGTCGTTTTCAAGTGGGAAGACGAAGACGGTTGGCCAATCGACTACGTTTCGGAGAACGTCGAGAGTGTTCTGGGCTACGACCCTGAGGAACTCCAGTCAACCGATCTCGTGTTCGCGGATATCGTCCACGACGAGGACATCGACAGATTGGAAGAGGAGATGGACGGGTACGAAACGGATGGAACCGACCTGTTCACACCCGAACCCTATCGCGTGATCACTGCCGAGGGGGAGGTTCGATGGGTACTGGAGTATACGAAAGATCTCCGGGAAGATGGCCAACGAAACCACCTTCTCGGGTATCTCGTCGACATCACGGAACGGAAACGACGCGAACAGGAACTGGCGGCGCGCGAGGAAAAGTATCGCAATCTCTTCGAAGATACCCGCGACGCCCTCATGTTGATGGACCGCGACGGCTACCGCGATTGCAACCAACAGGCACTCGAACTATTCGGCGTCGAGTCGGTTTCGGAGTTCGTCGAGTATTCTCCATGGGAGTTCTCACCCCCGACCCAACCCGATGGACGGGATTCGAAGGGAGCGGCGCTCGAACGCATCGAAGAGGCGTTCGAAACGGGCACAGCGTTCTTCGAGTGGACGCACAAGCGCGTCGACGGTGCGGAGTTCCAGGCGGAAGTAAAGCTCAGTCGGTTCGAATACGATGGCGAGCCAGTCATCCACGCGTTGGTGCGTGATATCACCGAGCGGAAGGAACAGAAACAGGAACTCGCTGCCGAACGGAACCGAATTCGAGCGATAACGAATGCGATCCCCGACGTAACGTTTGTGTACGATAGAGCGGGACGATATCGAGAGGTTCTCACCGGACAGCGGGGCCTCCTGGCTGACGATGTGTCGGAACTCGTCGGCTCGGACGTGACCGAGGTGTTACCGCCCGACGCCGCAGCGGCAATTCTCGAGGGTATCGAGGACTCACTCGACACCGGCACGGTCCAGACGGTAGAGTATTCTCTCGATCTGGATGGCGAACGGACCTGGTTCGGCGGCCGCATCGCCCCGATGCCGGGCGACCACCAGGACGAAGCCGTCCTCCTGTCCAGAGATATTACCGACAGAAAAGAACACGAACGCGAACTCGAAGCACGCGAGGAGAAGTACCGGAATCTGTTCGAGGACACGCGGGACGCGCTCATGTTGCTCGATCGCGATGGCTTTTTCGACTGTAACGAACGGGCCCTCGATCTGTTTGGGGCCGAGTCGGTCTCGGAGTTCGTCGAGTATTATCCGTGGGAACTGTCCCCACCGACCCAGCCCGATGGAGAGGACTCGAAGGAGACCGCACTGGAGCACGTCGAGACTGCCTTCGAGGAAGGCGAAGCGTTTTTCGAGTGGACACACCAGCGCGTCGACGGGACGGAGTTCCCGGCCGAGGTGAAACTCAGCCGGTTCGAACATCGAGGCGAGCCAGCGTTACACGCGCTCGTCCGGGACATCACCGAGCGAAAAGAGTACGAACGACAGTTGGAGGAGCAACGGGACAACCTCGAGACTCTCAACCAGGTCTTGCGTCACGACATCCGAAATGACATTCAGTTGATAACGGCCTACACGGAATTCCTCAAAACCGAATGTGAGGACGATGCGGTACAGTCGCACATCGAAACCGTCCTCGAGAATGCCGAACATGCCGTCGAACTCACGAAGTCGGGACGAGAGATGGCGGACGTGATGCTCACTGCAGACAAGGAGCTACGGCGCGTGAATCTCCACACCGTCCTCCAGAGCGAAATACAGGAGGTGCGATCGTCGTATTCTGCGGCCACAATCTCCTCGGAAACGACGATCCCATCGGTCCAGGTCCGGGCCAACAACATGTTGGGGTCGGTCTTTCGGAACCTGTTGAAAAACGCCATCCAACACAACGACAAGGAGAGTCCGGCGGTGGCGGTTGGAGTAACAGATCCCGAAGACACGGTCGTCGTCAAGATCGCGGACAACGGCCCGGGGATTCCCCCTGCCCAACAAGATGACATCTTCGGCAAGGGGGAGAAGGGACTCGACAGTCACGGCACCGGAATTGGCCTCTATCTCGTCAAGACGTTGGTCGAAAGTTATGGCGGCGATGTCTGGGTCAAGGACAGAGAGGGTGACCTACTTCCCACTATCGACGAGCAGGAAGGGGCAGTCTTCGTCGTGGAGTTGCCGACGGCGACGGATGAGTGA
- a CDS encoding peptidylprolyl isomerase, whose product MSDLRATLHTTEGDIEIELYDERAPKTVDNFVGLATGEKTWEDPESGETVEGEPLYDDVPFHRVIDGFMIQTGDPLGTGRGGPGYTFDDEFHDELRHDDAGIVSMANSGPNTNGSQFFITLAAQPHLDDRHAVFGTVTDGMDVVEDIGSTPTDRNDGPMKDILLESVTVHR is encoded by the coding sequence ATGAGCGACCTTCGAGCGACCCTCCACACGACCGAGGGCGACATCGAGATCGAACTCTACGACGAACGCGCGCCGAAGACCGTCGATAACTTCGTCGGTCTCGCGACGGGCGAGAAGACGTGGGAGGACCCCGAATCCGGCGAGACCGTGGAAGGCGAACCCCTCTACGACGACGTCCCCTTCCACCGGGTCATCGACGGGTTCATGATTCAGACGGGCGACCCCCTCGGGACCGGTCGCGGTGGCCCGGGATACACGTTCGACGACGAGTTCCACGACGAACTGCGCCACGACGACGCCGGGATCGTCTCGATGGCCAATAGCGGCCCCAACACGAACGGCTCGCAGTTCTTCATCACGCTCGCTGCCCAGCCACACCTCGACGACCGCCACGCCGTCTTCGGGACGGTGACCGACGGGATGGACGTCGTAGAGGATATCGGTTCGACGCCGACCGATCGCAACGACGGCCCGATGAAGGACATCCTCCTCGAATCGGTGACCGTCCACCGCTGA
- a CDS encoding DNA double-strand break repair nuclease NurA, producing the protein MTLDPVHYDGIATLAERIRHDTDPEEQRDVAEAVWAEFLDPLYGDAGAVLEPIDDQRRRTAPIDDLALRDPVFDSVHGIDSGTINPTTFKNGLLVDLAQAAMSATPSALDVHRKRTYIMTVYSNDATVDHGMDEWTAFDAGHGRGRVVHTAALARDQERVVHGLALYLAESHHALENADRVDDLLVLDGPLYPKQTVHWLDRHGTLADLVSEDDLVEEVVANYLRLVERFVERDVPLVGFVKSPQSQALIRTVRERGRPTPWATDSAFFARVLERRERHGDTFERVRDELTWTNWFRSRLGADGVFSGENRDIGVDRRLDPPAYEVVFFVVYDPRTDLVFKVELPAAFAERPAVRNAVERWAVGAVAAERGPPGPVAKADELARIDRGQKRELTRRLERGFDTEVDTNYDRERWGI; encoded by the coding sequence ATGACCCTCGACCCCGTCCATTACGACGGGATCGCTACTCTCGCAGAGCGAATCCGCCACGATACCGACCCCGAAGAACAGCGCGACGTCGCCGAGGCCGTCTGGGCGGAGTTCCTCGACCCCCTTTATGGCGACGCGGGGGCGGTCCTCGAACCGATCGACGACCAGCGCAGACGGACGGCGCCAATCGACGATCTCGCACTTCGGGACCCCGTCTTCGACTCCGTCCACGGTATCGACTCAGGAACGATCAATCCGACCACCTTCAAGAACGGGCTCCTCGTCGACCTCGCCCAGGCCGCCATGAGCGCCACGCCGTCGGCCCTCGACGTCCACCGGAAACGGACGTACATCATGACCGTCTACTCGAACGACGCGACCGTCGACCACGGGATGGACGAGTGGACGGCCTTCGACGCCGGCCACGGGCGTGGGCGAGTGGTCCATACGGCCGCGCTCGCCCGCGATCAGGAGCGTGTCGTCCACGGGCTGGCGCTCTACCTGGCGGAGAGTCACCACGCGCTGGAGAACGCAGATCGGGTCGACGACCTGCTCGTCCTCGATGGACCGTTGTATCCCAAGCAGACGGTCCACTGGCTGGACCGCCACGGGACGCTCGCCGACCTGGTGAGCGAGGACGACCTCGTCGAAGAGGTCGTCGCCAACTACCTCCGACTCGTCGAGCGCTTCGTCGAGCGGGACGTCCCCCTGGTCGGTTTCGTCAAGAGTCCCCAGTCCCAGGCCCTGATACGGACGGTACGTGAACGAGGGCGACCGACGCCCTGGGCGACCGATTCGGCGTTCTTCGCCAGGGTACTGGAACGGCGCGAACGCCACGGCGACACGTTCGAACGCGTCCGCGACGAACTCACCTGGACGAACTGGTTCCGGTCTCGGCTGGGCGCGGACGGCGTCTTCTCCGGCGAGAATCGCGATATCGGCGTCGACCGCCGACTCGATCCGCCGGCCTACGAGGTCGTCTTCTTCGTCGTCTACGACCCACGGACCGACCTGGTGTTCAAGGTGGAACTGCCGGCGGCGTTCGCCGAGCGGCCGGCGGTCCGAAACGCTGTCGAACGCTGGGCCGTGGGTGCGGTCGCCGCGGAGCGTGGACCGCCCGGGCCGGTGGCGAAGGCCGACGAGCTGGCACGCATCGACCGGGGGCAGAAGCGAGAACTCACCCGGCGTCTCGAGCGTGGATTCGACACCGAAGTGGATACGAACTACGACCGGGAACGCTGGGGCATCTGA